One Cellulomonas taurus genomic region harbors:
- a CDS encoding NHL domain-containing thioredoxin family protein, with product MLSTSPVTASTSRLPRVRASELIGRGWLNTGGAQVTLADLRGKIVLLDFWTFCCINCLHVLDELRELEEQHRDVLTIIGVHSPKFAHEADPDALAAAVERYEVHHPVLDDPELVTWSAYTARAWPTLVVIDPEGYIVAQMAGEGHLSNLTVLVEELIAEHDAKGTLHRGAGVYVPPEPVAGTLRFPAKAVLLPSGNLLVADAGHHALTELAADGETLVRRIGTGERGLTDGDQPRFSEPNGLALLPADVAEQVGYDVLVADTVNHALRGVRLADGEVTTVAGTGTQYLVGEPTVAAPLPGHPELWRDRDPRSVPLSSPWDVTWVPATGTALVAMAGNHQLWAFDPVSGAIEPVAGTMNEGLEDGDPAGAWFAQPSGLSVGVDGRVWLADAETSALRFLDTADTAPAVDPADAWSSVGVGTVVGSGLYDFGHRDGEAGQALLQHPLGVAALPDGSVLIADTYNGALRRWSADGQVSTLATGLAEPSGIVVLPATDGDLTVLVVESAAHRLTRIALPATLAGEILDAGAHRTARPATDIAAGDLVLDVVFTPAAGQKYDDRYGPSTQLTVSSSPPELLLDGDGRDIPLTRTLRINPEVTEGVLHIAARAASCDADPSIEFPACHLNSQEWGVPVRVVEAGAAELMLPLHG from the coding sequence ATGCTGTCTACTTCTCCTGTGACCGCCTCCACCTCCCGCTTGCCCCGCGTCCGCGCCTCCGAGCTGATCGGCCGGGGGTGGCTGAACACCGGGGGTGCGCAGGTGACCCTCGCGGACCTGCGCGGCAAGATCGTGCTGCTCGACTTCTGGACGTTCTGCTGCATCAACTGCCTGCACGTCCTGGACGAGCTGCGGGAGCTGGAGGAGCAGCACCGCGACGTGCTGACCATCATCGGCGTGCACTCGCCGAAGTTCGCGCACGAGGCCGACCCGGATGCGCTGGCCGCCGCGGTCGAGCGCTACGAGGTGCACCACCCGGTGCTCGACGACCCGGAGCTGGTGACCTGGTCGGCGTACACCGCGCGGGCCTGGCCGACGCTGGTCGTGATCGACCCGGAGGGCTACATCGTGGCCCAGATGGCGGGCGAGGGGCACCTGAGCAACCTCACCGTGCTGGTCGAGGAGCTGATCGCCGAGCACGACGCCAAGGGCACCCTGCACCGGGGCGCCGGGGTGTACGTGCCGCCCGAGCCGGTCGCCGGCACCCTGCGCTTCCCGGCCAAGGCGGTGCTGCTGCCCTCGGGCAACCTGCTGGTCGCCGACGCCGGGCACCACGCCCTGACCGAGCTGGCCGCCGACGGCGAGACCCTGGTGCGCCGGATCGGCACCGGTGAGCGCGGTCTGACCGACGGCGACCAGCCCCGGTTCAGCGAGCCGAACGGCCTGGCCCTGCTGCCCGCCGACGTCGCCGAGCAGGTCGGCTACGACGTGCTGGTCGCCGACACGGTGAACCACGCACTGCGCGGCGTGCGGCTCGCCGACGGGGAGGTGACCACCGTGGCCGGGACCGGCACCCAGTACCTGGTGGGCGAGCCGACCGTGGCCGCGCCGCTGCCCGGGCACCCCGAGCTGTGGCGGGACCGCGACCCGCGGTCGGTGCCGCTGTCGTCGCCGTGGGACGTGACCTGGGTGCCCGCCACCGGCACCGCGCTGGTCGCGATGGCCGGCAACCACCAGCTGTGGGCGTTCGATCCGGTCTCCGGTGCGATCGAACCGGTCGCCGGCACCATGAACGAGGGCCTGGAGGACGGTGACCCGGCTGGTGCCTGGTTCGCCCAGCCGTCCGGTCTGAGCGTCGGCGTCGACGGACGGGTGTGGCTGGCCGACGCGGAGACCTCCGCCCTGCGCTTCCTGGACACCGCCGACACCGCCCCCGCGGTCGACCCGGCGGACGCGTGGTCGTCGGTCGGCGTGGGCACCGTGGTCGGTTCCGGGCTCTACGACTTCGGGCACCGGGACGGCGAGGCAGGGCAGGCGCTCCTGCAGCACCCGCTCGGCGTGGCGGCCCTGCCGGACGGCTCGGTGCTGATCGCCGACACCTACAACGGCGCGTTGCGCCGCTGGTCGGCGGACGGCCAGGTGTCCACACTGGCGACCGGCCTGGCCGAGCCGAGCGGGATCGTGGTGCTGCCCGCCACCGACGGCGACCTGACCGTGCTGGTGGTCGAGTCGGCGGCGCACCGCCTGACCCGGATCGCCCTGCCGGCCACCCTCGCCGGGGAGATCCTGGACGCCGGGGCGCACCGCACCGCCCGCCCCGCCACCGACATCGCCGCCGGGGACCTGGTCCTGGACGTGGTCTTCACCCCCGCCGCCGGGCAGAAGTACGACGACCGCTACGGGCCCTCCACCCAGCTCACCGTGTCCAGCTCACCGCCGGAGCTGCTGCTCGACGGCGACGGTCGGGACATCCCGTTGACCCGCACGCTCCGGATCAACCCCGAAGTCACCGAGGGCGTGCTGCACATCGCCGCCCGTGCCGCCTCCTGCGACGCAGACCCGAGCATCGAGTTCCCCGCCTGCCACCTCAACTCCCAGGAGTGGGGTGTGCCGGTCCGGGTGGTCGAGGCGGGCGCGGCGGAGCTGATGCTCCCGTTGCACGGCTGA
- a CDS encoding S9 family peptidase: protein MTTPFHDLDAYIALPRLSGLRLSPDGTRLVTAVSTLDPKRTKHVTALWEVDPTGERPAQRLTRSAQGESSAVFSSTGDLLFTSRRPDPEATDDDAPAALWLLPAAGGEARVLATRHAGIDGVLTAAAAPVTAVFSEVLPRSTDAEDDERRHTLRQDTKVAAILHDAYPVRYWDHDLGPSLPHLFAVDSTDAERSTLRDVTVDPGVGLRHEDAVLTPEGRHAVTSWTVPAAKGVLRQILVAIDLASGERRTLVDDPTGESFGPAIAPDSHRVAYLRETISTPHEAPRVELWLTDLDGTTPRRLAADWDRWPAHVTWTRDGAGLLIQADDNGRGPVFHLDLATDAITRITADDAVFTDLQLSPDGATLYALRSSYLAPAHPVRIDLTVALASGAPVDAVALPTPAPLPELPGTLTEVTGTAEDGSPLRAWLVLPEGASDATPAPLLLWIHGGPLNSWNTWSWRWNPWIMAAQGYAVLLPDPALSTGYGQEFIQRGWGAWGAAPFTDLMTITDVTVARADIDETRTAAMGGSFGGYMANWVAGHTDRFRGIVTHASLWALDQFGPTTDDAFYWAREMTDEMALANSPHLSVEKIVTPMLVIHGDKDYRVPIGEGLRLWYELLSKSGLPADDQGRTPHRFLFFPDENHWVLTPQHATVWYAVVERFLAEHVLGLSGDDLPELPDALG, encoded by the coding sequence ATGACCACCCCTTTTCACGACCTCGACGCGTACATCGCCCTGCCCCGGCTCTCCGGCCTGCGACTCTCCCCGGACGGCACCCGGCTGGTCACGGCGGTGTCCACCCTCGACCCGAAGCGGACCAAGCACGTCACCGCGCTGTGGGAGGTGGACCCGACCGGTGAGCGCCCCGCCCAGCGCCTGACCCGCTCGGCCCAGGGCGAGTCGTCCGCGGTCTTCAGCTCCACCGGCGACCTGCTGTTCACCTCGCGCCGCCCCGACCCGGAGGCGACCGACGACGACGCCCCCGCCGCCCTGTGGCTGCTGCCCGCCGCCGGGGGTGAGGCCCGGGTGCTGGCGACCCGGCACGCCGGGATCGACGGTGTGCTGACGGCGGCGGCCGCCCCCGTGACCGCGGTGTTCTCCGAGGTGCTGCCCCGGTCGACCGACGCCGAGGACGACGAGCGCCGGCACACCCTGCGCCAGGACACCAAGGTGGCGGCGATCCTGCACGACGCCTACCCGGTCCGGTACTGGGACCACGACCTCGGCCCGTCGCTGCCGCACCTGTTCGCCGTCGACTCCACGGACGCCGAGCGGAGCACCCTGCGGGACGTGACCGTCGACCCGGGCGTCGGGCTGCGGCACGAGGACGCCGTGCTCACGCCGGAAGGTCGGCATGCGGTGACCTCCTGGACGGTGCCCGCCGCGAAGGGTGTGCTGCGGCAGATCCTGGTCGCGATCGACCTGGCCTCCGGCGAGCGACGCACCCTGGTCGACGACCCGACCGGCGAGTCCTTCGGCCCGGCGATCGCCCCGGACAGTCACCGGGTCGCCTACCTGCGCGAGACGATCTCCACCCCGCACGAGGCGCCGCGGGTGGAGCTGTGGCTGACCGACCTGGACGGGACGACCCCGCGTCGGCTGGCCGCCGACTGGGACCGGTGGCCGGCGCACGTCACCTGGACCCGGGACGGTGCAGGTCTGCTGATCCAGGCCGACGACAACGGTCGCGGTCCGGTCTTCCACCTCGACCTCGCCACGGACGCGATCACCCGGATCACCGCCGACGACGCGGTGTTCACCGATCTGCAGCTCAGCCCGGACGGCGCCACGCTCTACGCGCTGCGGTCGTCCTACCTGGCCCCGGCCCACCCGGTCCGGATCGATCTCACTGTCGCGCTCGCCTCCGGTGCACCGGTCGATGCGGTCGCCCTGCCCACCCCCGCGCCGCTGCCCGAGCTGCCCGGCACCCTGACCGAGGTCACCGGCACCGCCGAGGACGGCTCGCCGCTGCGTGCCTGGCTGGTGCTGCCCGAGGGCGCGAGCGACGCGACCCCCGCGCCGTTGCTGCTCTGGATCCACGGTGGGCCGCTGAACTCCTGGAACACCTGGTCCTGGCGGTGGAACCCCTGGATCATGGCTGCCCAGGGCTATGCCGTGCTGCTGCCTGACCCGGCGCTGTCCACCGGCTACGGCCAGGAGTTCATCCAGCGCGGCTGGGGTGCCTGGGGTGCCGCCCCGTTCACCGACCTGATGACGATCACCGACGTCACCGTGGCGCGTGCCGACATCGACGAGACCCGGACCGCCGCGATGGGCGGCTCGTTCGGTGGGTACATGGCCAACTGGGTCGCCGGGCACACCGACCGGTTCCGCGGCATCGTCACCCACGCCAGCCTGTGGGCGCTCGACCAGTTCGGGCCGACCACCGACGACGCCTTCTACTGGGCGCGGGAGATGACCGACGAGATGGCCCTGGCCAACTCCCCGCACCTGTCGGTGGAGAAGATCGTCACCCCGATGCTGGTCATCCACGGCGACAAGGACTACCGGGTGCCGATCGGTGAGGGCCTGCGGCTCTGGTACGAGCTGCTGTCGAAGTCGGGCCTGCCCGCCGACGACCAGGGCCGGACCCCGCACCGGTTCCTGTTCTTCCCGGACGAGAACCACTGGGTCCTCACCCCGCAGCACGCCACGGTCTGGTACGCCGTGGTCGAGCGGTTCCTGGCCGAGCACGTGCTGGGGCTGTCCGGCGACGACCTGCCCGAGCTGCCGGACGCGCTGGGCTGA
- a CDS encoding cytochrome c oxidase assembly protein, protein MTTTAAATPRPTTPRPTPTWGVTRITALVIAAVAAVLAGVAFSGAADPVLLRDPGALVRWGLPVASTLSELAASLTLGGLVLLATVLPRRADPGMIRAASGVTAAASAAWTLIAVVELVLTYANVAGLSPTDPAFGAELGQFVTTFELGRVLLTAVIAAGIVTALSLLVTSPLGAAWTAALVLVALWQTAQTGHASGAASHDLATSSMFLHLVGAALWIGVLAALAPLAHRLGRDLAPAVSRFSVIAGWCFGLVAVSGTVNSLVRLDTWSDFGTRYGLLLLAKIGLFGVLGLLGLLHRRRVVAKLSVTDGPVAFLFWRLVLVELTVMGAVSGVAVALGSTAPPVPDEPITNPTPAEIVTGHALPPEPTTLSWITQWRWDVLLATAAVAGIVTYLRWVLRLRRRGDAWPWPRTVSWVTGMVIFFWTTSGGPAMYGHVLFSAHMVQHMLLAMVIPVLLALSAPVTLALRALPARQSRSGRDADDSRGPREWLLALVHSRWGRFFANPLVAAVNFAGSMIVFYYTGIFGWALESGVGHYAMVLHFSLAGYLFANALVGIDPGPTRPGYPQRLLLLFATMAFHAFFGVALVTGEVLLVPDWFGNLGRPWGPSALADQQRGGGVAWGIGELPTLALAIGVALAWSRDDERTAKRRDRKVDRDGDVEMDAYNAMLAGLAERDNNADSDRRP, encoded by the coding sequence GTGACCACGACGGCGGCCGCCACGCCGCGCCCCACCACGCCGCGCCCCACCCCCACCTGGGGTGTCACCCGGATCACCGCGCTGGTGATCGCCGCGGTGGCAGCCGTGCTGGCCGGAGTCGCCTTCAGCGGCGCCGCCGACCCGGTGCTGCTCCGCGACCCCGGTGCGCTGGTCCGATGGGGTCTGCCGGTGGCGAGCACGCTGAGCGAACTGGCCGCCTCGCTCACCCTCGGCGGACTGGTGCTGCTGGCGACGGTGCTGCCCCGCCGCGCCGACCCCGGGATGATCCGGGCCGCCTCCGGGGTGACGGCCGCCGCCTCCGCCGCCTGGACCTTGATCGCGGTGGTCGAGCTGGTGCTCACCTACGCGAACGTCGCCGGACTCTCGCCCACCGACCCCGCGTTCGGGGCCGAGCTGGGCCAGTTCGTCACCACCTTCGAACTCGGGCGGGTGCTGCTGACGGCGGTGATCGCGGCCGGGATCGTCACCGCGCTCTCGTTGCTGGTCACCTCCCCGCTCGGGGCCGCCTGGACCGCCGCGCTGGTGCTGGTCGCCCTGTGGCAGACCGCGCAGACCGGGCACGCCTCCGGCGCCGCCTCGCACGACCTGGCGACCTCGTCGATGTTCCTGCACCTGGTCGGGGCCGCGCTGTGGATCGGGGTGCTCGCCGCGCTGGCGCCGCTGGCGCACCGGCTCGGCCGCGACCTGGCACCGGCCGTCTCGCGGTTCAGTGTGATCGCCGGCTGGTGCTTCGGGCTGGTCGCCGTCTCCGGCACGGTGAACTCGCTGGTCCGGCTGGACACCTGGTCGGACTTCGGCACCCGCTACGGGCTGCTCCTGCTGGCCAAGATCGGCCTGTTCGGCGTGCTCGGGCTGCTCGGCCTGCTGCACCGGCGCCGGGTCGTCGCCAAGCTCTCGGTCACCGACGGACCGGTCGCGTTCCTGTTCTGGCGGCTGGTGCTGGTCGAGCTGACCGTGATGGGCGCCGTCTCCGGGGTCGCCGTCGCCCTGGGGTCCACCGCCCCGCCGGTGCCGGACGAGCCGATCACGAACCCGACCCCGGCCGAGATCGTCACCGGCCACGCGTTGCCGCCGGAGCCGACCACCCTGTCCTGGATCACCCAGTGGCGGTGGGACGTGCTGCTCGCCACCGCGGCCGTCGCCGGGATCGTGACCTACCTGCGCTGGGTGCTCCGGCTCCGCCGACGCGGCGACGCCTGGCCCTGGCCGCGCACCGTCAGCTGGGTGACCGGCATGGTCATCTTCTTCTGGACCACCTCCGGCGGCCCGGCGATGTACGGGCACGTCCTGTTCAGCGCGCACATGGTGCAGCACATGCTGCTGGCGATGGTGATCCCGGTGCTGCTCGCGCTGTCAGCGCCGGTCACTCTGGCACTGCGTGCGCTACCGGCCCGGCAGTCACGGTCCGGGCGGGACGCGGACGACTCCCGTGGTCCCCGTGAGTGGTTGCTGGCCCTGGTGCACAGCCGATGGGGGAGGTTCTTCGCCAACCCGCTGGTCGCCGCGGTGAACTTCGCCGGGTCGATGATCGTCTTCTACTACACCGGCATCTTCGGTTGGGCGCTGGAGTCCGGCGTCGGCCACTACGCGATGGTGCTGCACTTCTCGCTCGCCGGCTACCTGTTCGCCAACGCGCTGGTGGGCATCGACCCGGGTCCGACCCGGCCCGGCTACCCGCAGCGGCTGCTGCTGCTGTTCGCCACGATGGCCTTCCACGCGTTCTTCGGGGTCGCGCTGGTCACCGGCGAGGTGCTGCTGGTCCCCGACTGGTTCGGCAACCTGGGTCGGCCCTGGGGACCCAGCGCGCTGGCCGACCAGCAACGCGGCGGCGGCGTGGCCTGGGGGATCGGCGAGTTGCCCACCCTGGCCCTGGCGATCGGGGTGGCGCTGGCCTGGTCCCGCGACGACGAGCGCACCGCCAAGCGCCGCGACCGCAAGGTGGACCGGGACGGCGACGTGGAGATGGACGCCTACAACGCGATGCTGGCCGGGCTGGCCGAGCGGGATAACAACGCGGACTCCGACCGTCGTCCGTGA
- a CDS encoding copper resistance CopC family protein, producing MSTDRRTSALSALSALPRPAADRPLVLRAAATLAVALLGLVLLVLAAPGASAHNALIGTDPADGSTVGSAPEQITLTFNEPAQALGSEIVVTDPNGVTVSDGAVQLVDATVTQALTGDLPAGAYTVTWRVTSADGHPIDGSFGFTAEAATTVGVDPGPDAEPEVTTQATDAPSADPSPIVEPSIIATAPSDDATAEDADAGLAAGAIVAIVVGVLALAAVVTFVVHERRKAKASRDQ from the coding sequence GTGAGCACCGACCGTCGCACCTCTGCCCTGTCTGCCCTGTCTGCCCTGCCCCGCCCTGCCGCCGATCGGCCGCTCGTGCTGCGCGCCGCCGCCACCCTGGCGGTCGCACTGCTCGGCCTGGTGCTGCTGGTGCTCGCCGCACCGGGTGCCAGCGCGCACAACGCGCTGATCGGCACCGACCCGGCCGACGGTTCCACCGTCGGATCCGCCCCGGAGCAGATCACCCTGACCTTCAACGAGCCGGCCCAGGCGCTCGGCTCGGAGATCGTGGTCACCGACCCGAACGGCGTGACCGTCAGTGACGGCGCGGTGCAGTTGGTGGACGCGACGGTGACCCAGGCGCTCACCGGCGACCTGCCCGCCGGTGCCTACACGGTCACCTGGCGGGTCACCTCCGCCGACGGTCACCCGATCGACGGCAGCTTCGGCTTCACGGCGGAGGCCGCCACCACCGTGGGCGTCGACCCGGGTCCGGACGCCGAGCCGGAGGTGACCACCCAGGCCACCGACGCACCGAGCGCCGATCCCAGCCCGATCGTCGAGCCCTCGATCATCGCCACCGCCCCGTCGGACGACGCCACCGCCGAGGACGCGGACGCCGGCCTGGCCGCCGGGGCGATCGTCGCCATCGTGGTCGGGGTGCTCGCGCTCGCGGCCGTGGTGACCTTCGTCGTCCACGAGCGGCGCAAGGCGAAGGCCAGCCGGGACCAGTGA
- a CDS encoding JAB domain-containing protein, producing the protein MGTTIADTDPWDRPRERLLRLGPDALSDVELVALLLGSGAPRAGVIEQARELLRRHGGLAGLAAQNSIGLTAAPGVGPAKATRIVAALALARRFGTSTDRRDTLRGPGDIERIAAPLLAGVVDDRLVVIAADRASRVLGATVLPRTRAHEWPAPVRPLLAEALRHGAVTFALAHCCTEPTGDHRPFTATVAAAAEQCGLRLLDHVVRGAGH; encoded by the coding sequence ATGGGCACGACGATCGCCGACACCGACCCGTGGGACCGACCCCGCGAGCGCCTGCTGCGCCTGGGGCCCGACGCCCTGTCCGACGTCGAACTGGTCGCTCTGCTGCTCGGCTCGGGCGCACCGCGAGCCGGCGTGATCGAGCAGGCACGCGAGCTGCTGCGCCGTCACGGTGGTCTGGCGGGGCTCGCCGCCCAGAACTCGATCGGCCTGACCGCGGCACCCGGGGTCGGGCCCGCGAAGGCCACCCGGATCGTGGCGGCCCTCGCGCTCGCCCGACGGTTCGGCACCTCCACCGACCGGCGGGACACCCTGCGCGGCCCGGGCGACATCGAGCGGATCGCCGCGCCCCTGCTGGCCGGTGTCGTGGACGACCGCCTGGTGGTGATCGCCGCCGACCGGGCCAGCCGGGTCCTGGGTGCCACCGTGCTGCCGCGGACCCGCGCCCACGAGTGGCCCGCCCCGGTGCGTCCGCTGCTGGCGGAGGCGCTGCGGCACGGTGCGGTCACCTTCGCGCTGGCCCACTGCTGCACCGAGCCGACGGGCGACCACCGACCGTTCACCGCCACCGTGGCCGCGGCGGCCGAACAGTGCGGGCTGCGGCTGCTCGACCACGTGGTGCGCGGGGCGGGTCACTAG
- a CDS encoding NUDIX hydrolase — translation MPDAPVLTVAAALITDDQGRYLLVRKRGTTAFMQAGGKLEPGERPDAALVREVAEELALRVQLTDLRPLGVRHAPAANEPGHRITAHVFAVENVQGTAVPSAEIEEALWVDREQAAVLPLAPLTAQLLGLD, via the coding sequence ATGCCCGATGCGCCCGTCCTGACCGTTGCCGCCGCCCTCATCACCGACGACCAGGGGCGCTACCTGCTGGTCCGCAAGCGCGGCACGACGGCCTTCATGCAGGCGGGCGGCAAGCTCGAACCCGGTGAACGGCCCGACGCCGCACTGGTCCGGGAGGTCGCCGAGGAACTCGCCCTCCGGGTCCAGCTCACCGACCTGCGGCCGCTCGGCGTCCGGCACGCCCCCGCCGCCAACGAACCCGGCCACCGGATCACCGCCCACGTGTTCGCGGTGGAGAACGTGCAGGGGACGGCGGTGCCCAGCGCGGAGATCGAGGAGGCGCTCTGGGTCGACCGCGAGCAGGCGGCGGTCCTGCCGCTGGCACCGCTCACCGCCCAGCTGCTCGGCCTGGACTGA
- a CDS encoding PPOX class F420-dependent oxidoreductase yields the protein MPRSIATATTVDLPTLLDFVRPRHHLLLVTTRRDGRPQISPVSGGVDEQGRIVISTYPGRAKTVNAERDPRVSICVLSDDFGDAWVQVDGDAEVLHMPEAEDALVDYYRCIAGEHPDWDEYRAAMRTQGKSLIRVTPTRWGPIATGGFPADVAARLDG from the coding sequence ATGCCCCGGAGCATCGCGACCGCCACCACCGTCGACCTGCCGACCCTGCTGGACTTCGTCCGGCCCCGGCACCACCTGCTGCTGGTCACCACCCGGCGCGACGGTCGACCGCAGATCTCTCCGGTCTCCGGCGGCGTGGACGAGCAGGGCAGGATCGTGATCTCCACCTACCCCGGCCGGGCGAAGACGGTGAACGCCGAGCGCGACCCCCGGGTGTCGATCTGCGTGCTGTCCGACGACTTCGGTGACGCGTGGGTCCAGGTCGACGGCGACGCCGAGGTGCTGCACATGCCCGAGGCCGAGGACGCCCTGGTCGACTACTACCGGTGCATCGCCGGGGAGCACCCCGACTGGGACGAGTACCGCGCGGCGATGCGCACCCAGGGCAAGTCGCTGATCCGGGTCACGCCCACCCGCTGGGGCCCGATCGCCACCGGCGGTTTCCCCGCCGACGTCGCCGCCCGCCTGGACGGCTGA
- a CDS encoding dihydrolipoamide acetyltransferase family protein, protein MPSYQQFRLPDAGEGLTEAEIAAWHVAVGDTVEINQTIVEVETAKSLVDLPSPFAGVVVDLLVSEGETVEVGVPIIVVDTDPQGAGAPYTRGGAAPAAESAPTPAAPASSPASAAPEPADSDAAAGGAVLVGYGTAEPTTRRRARFTSAEGDPAVGAPSGSGSDTGSTGPAAGGSTSGPGAAGSGTAGPGAGRVAAGTATSGTSTAAPANPATTASSSNARSQAGRALAKPPVRKLARDLGISLESVQPTGPGGIVTREDVLAYTAQAEPRTLATYPGDDQPWLASGTVSADGRQTRVPVKSVRKRTAEAMVASAFTAPHVTVFHTVDVTRTMKLVARLREEREFADVRVTPLLITAKALLLAVRRHPEINASWDESAQEIVYKHYVNLGIAAATPRGLVVPNIKDAHRMGLHDLAEGIADLTSTARAGKTSPTDMSDGTITITNVGVFGIDTGTPILNPGEAAILAFGAIRQQPWVHKGKIKPRYVTQLALSFDHRLVDGELGSRVLADVAAVLADPSQGLVWA, encoded by the coding sequence GTGCCGTCCTACCAGCAGTTCCGCCTCCCCGACGCCGGTGAGGGCCTGACCGAGGCCGAGATCGCCGCCTGGCACGTCGCGGTCGGCGACACCGTCGAGATCAACCAGACCATCGTCGAGGTGGAGACCGCCAAGTCGCTGGTCGACCTGCCGAGTCCGTTCGCCGGTGTGGTGGTCGACCTGCTGGTGTCCGAGGGGGAGACCGTCGAGGTCGGCGTGCCGATCATCGTGGTCGACACCGATCCGCAGGGTGCCGGAGCGCCCTACACCCGTGGTGGTGCCGCACCGGCCGCCGAGTCCGCACCCACCCCCGCCGCCCCGGCCAGTTCGCCCGCCTCGGCGGCCCCGGAGCCCGCCGACTCCGACGCCGCGGCCGGTGGTGCGGTGCTGGTCGGCTACGGCACCGCTGAGCCCACCACCCGCCGCCGGGCCCGGTTCACCTCCGCCGAGGGCGACCCCGCCGTGGGTGCCCCGTCGGGTTCCGGTTCGGATACCGGCTCCACCGGACCGGCTGCGGGTGGCTCGACCTCGGGTCCCGGAGCCGCTGGATCCGGCACCGCTGGTCCTGGCGCCGGCCGGGTGGCCGCTGGCACGGCCACCTCTGGCACGTCCACCGCCGCCCCGGCCAACCCGGCGACGACCGCTTCGTCGTCGAACGCCCGGTCGCAGGCGGGTCGTGCCCTCGCCAAGCCCCCGGTGCGCAAGCTGGCCCGGGACCTGGGGATCAGCCTGGAGTCGGTGCAGCCCACCGGCCCCGGCGGCATCGTCACCCGGGAGGACGTTCTGGCGTACACCGCCCAGGCCGAGCCCCGCACCCTGGCCACCTACCCCGGCGACGACCAGCCCTGGCTCGCCTCCGGCACGGTGTCCGCCGACGGCCGGCAGACCCGGGTCCCGGTGAAGTCGGTCCGCAAGCGCACGGCGGAGGCGATGGTCGCCAGCGCGTTCACCGCCCCGCACGTGACCGTCTTCCACACCGTCGACGTCACCCGCACCATGAAGCTGGTCGCCCGGCTGCGCGAGGAGCGGGAGTTCGCCGACGTGCGGGTCACGCCCCTGCTGATCACCGCCAAGGCGCTGCTGCTGGCGGTGCGCCGCCACCCGGAGATCAACGCCTCCTGGGACGAGTCCGCGCAGGAGATCGTCTACAAGCACTACGTGAACCTCGGGATCGCCGCCGCCACCCCGCGCGGGCTGGTGGTGCCGAACATCAAGGACGCGCACCGGATGGGCCTGCACGACCTGGCCGAGGGCATCGCCGACCTGACCTCCACCGCCCGGGCCGGCAAGACCTCCCCGACCGACATGTCCGACGGCACGATCACCATCACCAACGTGGGCGTGTTCGGCATCGACACCGGGACCCCGATCCTCAACCCGGGTGAGGCCGCGATCCTCGCCTTCGGTGCGATCCGCCAGCAGCCGTGGGTGCACAAGGGCAAGATCAAGCCCCGCTACGTCACCCAGCTCGCGCTGAGCTTCGACCACCGACTGGTCGACGGCGAACTCGGCTCCCGGGTCCTCGCCGACGTCGCGGCAGTCCTGGCCGACCCCTCCCAGGGGCTGGTCTGGGCCTGA